The nucleotide window TCGCCCAACGTCCGCGCGCGACCGTTGGCCCCATAAGGGCAAACACCCTTGTTGTACTCGACACCCTCGTCTTTTAGCTGGTCTTCCGTTTTACCGACTGTCGCGATTTCGGGGTGGGTGTAAACGATCGCGGGGATCACGTCATAGTTCATGTGGCTTTTGATGCCCGCCATTCGTTCGACGCACACGACCGCTTCTTCCATCGCCTTGTGTGCCAGCATCGCTCCTCCGATGCAATCGCCTGTCGCGTAAATGCCTTCGACGGATGTTTCGTAGTTTTCATCGACGCTAAGGAAGCCGCGGTTGTCGGTTTCCAGGCCGGCCGATTCCAGCCCCAAGTCGTCGGTCGCCGGGGCGCGTCCGGTGGCCAACAGCACGCGATCACACTCGATCGAATCGCCGTCTTTGATCGTCACGACGCACCGATCCCCGTCGACTTTGGCCGATTCGACGAAGGTCTTGGTGCGGAAATCCAAGCCTTGCTTTTTGAACGCGCGATGGGCCAGCTGTGCGAGTTCACTGTCCAGGCCCGCCAGGATGCGGTCCATTGCTTCGAGCACGATGACTTCACTGCCCAGACGGTTCCAGACGCTGCCCAGTTCCAGGCCGATGTAGCCGCCGCCGATGACGACCAGACGTTCGGGGACGCTGGGGAACGACAGCGCGGTGGTGCTGTTTCCGATGCGGTCGCCGTCCTCTTCGACACTGCGCAGCTTTGCCGGGACACTGCCGGGGCACAGCAGGATCTGGTCGGCTTCGATCAACGTCGGTTCGCCATCGCCGGTGGGCGTCACCTGGACCGAATTGACGTCGCGCAGTCGTCCGCGACCCTGGTACGGCGTGACCCCTTGGTGTTTGAACAGCATGTTGATGCCGCCGGTCAGCGTGTCGACGATCTTCCGCTTGCGGGCCATCATCGCGTCCAGGTCCAGCGTCACGTCGCCGACCTTCACGCCGTGCTGTTCCAGGTCGTGCCGTGACTGTTCGTACAAGTGCGACGATT belongs to Crateriforma spongiae and includes:
- the lpdA gene encoding dihydrolipoyl dehydrogenase — encoded protein: MNKARHELVVVGGGPAGYVAAIRAAQLGIDVACIDENDRFGGTCVRVGCIPSKALLESSHLYEQSRHDLEQHGVKVGDVTLDLDAMMARKRKIVDTLTGGINMLFKHQGVTPYQGRGRLRDVNSVQVTPTGDGEPTLIEADQILLCPGSVPAKLRSVEEDGDRIGNSTTALSFPSVPERLVVIGGGYIGLELGSVWNRLGSEVIVLEAMDRILAGLDSELAQLAHRAFKKQGLDFRTKTFVESAKVDGDRCVVTIKDGDSIECDRVLLATGRAPATDDLGLESAGLETDNRGFLSVDENYETSVEGIYATGDCIGGAMLAHKAMEEAVVCVERMAGIKSHMNYDVIPAIVYTHPEIATVGKTEDQLKDEGVEYNKGVCPYGANGRARTLGEAEGRVKILADAATDRVLGAHIIGARAGDMIAEVAAAMEFGASSEDIARTCHAHPTMSEIVHEAALAVDDRPIHTI